In Sphingomonas profundi, the sequence GGCTGGTCGACGCGCTCGCCGCGCCGGGCGAGGAGATCGCACGGGCCGAGGCCTGGCTGTTGTCCGCCCCCGAACCATCCCAGCCATGGGATCGCGACGGCTGGGTGCCGGCCCAGTCGGCGACCGTCAGTGCCGCCATCGCTCCGTGGCGCGAGCGGATCCTTGCCGAGACGCTCGGCCACTATCCCGCGCCGCTCGCCATACTGGATTGCGTGGAGTTCGGCCTGCCGCAGGTCTTCGACGGCGCGATCCGCAGCGAGATGGCGATCTTCGCTCATCTCATCCAGCGCGAGGAGCCGCGCAACATGATCCAGACGCTGTTTCTCGGGAAGACCGATCACGATCGGCTGGTCCGGAAGGATGCGCTGCCGGGCTTCGTGGCCGAGGCGGTCAGCGCCGCGCAGGCGGCACTGGAGGGCGTCGACGGCAGTGCCCACAGCCTCGCCGGTTTCGCCGGGACGATGAAGGCGCCCCCCGTGCGCTCGCGGGCGACATCCGGCTACTGGATCGACGGCGATATGCCGGAAGCGGCGGCCGCGCGTCATTGTCTCGACGTGATCGGCGGCGCCGTCCTGCCCATCGCCACGACGCTGACGCCGGAGGAGCGGCGCCTGGTCGATTACGCGATCGTCCAGGCGACCGGCTATCCCGCCTATCTCGGCGGGCCGCTGGCCTATGCGGCGCGCGCCTCTGCTCCATGATCGTGCGCCACCTGTCGGCTTGCCGGTCTTCCCGGCCATCTTCTCGGCTGCCTTGGTCTCGCGCTTCGTCGCCGTGCGATCGGCCAAGACCGCGCCCATGATCCCCATCATGCGGAGACGTCGACGCGCTCGCCTGTCCTCGACGGAAACAGCGGGGAGACGGCACGTTCAGCGATCATGGCAGGAGCGGAGCGACCGATGGCTGACGAGGCAGGCGAGAACATCATCGACGCGCGCGACGCGGCGGAGAGTGCGGGGCTGGTCTACGTCACGGATCAGGAGGTCGGCATAACGCGGCGCAAGAGCGGCAAGGGTTGGAGCTACCGCGACGCGAGCGGCACGAAGATCAGCGACAAGGCGGTGATCGAGCGCATCAACAAGATCGGCATTCCGCCCGCTTATACGGACGTGTGGATCTGCGCCGACGATCGCGGCCACATCCAGGCGACAGGACGCGACGCCAAGGGCCGCAAGCAGTACCGCTACCACGAGCGCTTCCGCGAGGTGCGCGACAGCACCAAGTACGAGCACATGCTGACCTTCGCCGAGGTTCTGCCCGGCATCCGCGAGCGGATCGACGCCGACATGGGCCGACGCGGCCTGCCGCGCGAGAAGGTGCTGGCGACCGTCGTCCGCCTGCTCGAAACGACGATGATCCGTGTCGGCAACGCCGATTACGCCAGGCAGAACCAGAGCTACGGGCTGACCACCCTCAACGACCGGCACGTCAAGGTGGAGGGCGGCGAGCTGCGCTTCCGCTTCAAGGGCAAGAGCGGCAAGCAGTGGAACCTGAAGCTCGCCGACCGCCGTGTCGCCAGGATCGTCAAGCAGAGCCAGGACCTGCCCGGTCAGCACCTGTTCCAGTATCTCGACGAGGAGGGAGAGCAGCGCGAGGTCACATCGAGCGACGTCAACGCCTATCTGCGCGAGATCAGCGGCAGCGACATCACCGCCAAGGACTTCCGCACCTGGACCGGCACGGTGCTGGCCGCGCTCGCACTGGCCGAGTTCGAGAAGTTCGACAGCGAGGCGGCCGCCAAGAAGAACGTCCGCGCCGCGATCGAGAAAGTGTCGGCCAAGCTCGGCAACACGCCTGCGGTGTGCCGGCGATGCTACGTGCACCCGGAAGTGATCGACAGCTACATGTCGGAAGCGCTGGTGCTGGAGATCGAACAGCAGGTGGAGCGCGAGCTGCGCGACAACGTCGCGGGATTGCGGCCTGAGGAGGCGCTGGTGCTCGCCTTCCTGCAGCGGCGCTTGTCGGAGAAGCTGACCGCCTAGAGCCTGATCGACGCGGGTTTGGCCGGGAGGGGAGCGGCAGGTGCGGGTCGAGACTATTCGAACGATCTTCGGGAGAGTATAGCGCCGTCGGCAACGGGCGGCCGGTCATGTCAGCCGACGTCGCTCTTGGCTCCGCCGATCTCGTTCATCACGCCTTTCGAGAAGATGCTGCCACCGAAGCTCGTCAGGCTGCCCTGGGTGCGGCCCTTGTCGATCAGGAACTTCTGCGCACCATCCTTGTAGGCGCTCATGGCGATCTTGGGCGCGATCTTGGTTCCCTTGGCGTAATAGGCGCCGTTCTTGGTGGATCCCTTGCCGTGCTTCTCATCGCGGCGGCCGAGATGCGCCAGGATCTTCTTTTCATTCTCCGTGATGAGACGGGTGCGTTCCGTCTCGGCCAGCAGCCAGTCCCAGCTCTGCTTCGTGCCGCCGATCTCCAGCACCCAACGCTTGATCTTCAGCGGCGTCCAGATCAGGCTGTGCCGGTCCAGAACGCCGCCCTTGTCGGTGCCGGCCCGCAGCACGCGTGAGACCATGTTCGAGCAGTTGTTGCGGTAGAACCCGTACTTCTCGCCTTTCTCTCGAATATCGCGCCACTCCTTGACCGCTTTCGACTCGTCGAACGTATCGAGCAGCAGGATGTGGTCCGGCGCGTAGCCCTCGTAGGCGAGATCATCCACTATCGTCAGCTTGTGCGGCTTGCTCGAGTCATCGCTGGGGAGCCAGCTGACGAAGCGGGTGGACGTCGTCCAATCCTTGCCGATCAGCATGGACGCGTGCCCGGTATAGCTGTGGCTGACGGTAACGAGATTGTTGTTCCAGATCAGGATCACCGCGCTCATCGTGCCAGCCCTCCCGTTGCCGTCGATGTGTTGCGCCACATTGTTATCCGCGCCCAGACCGGACGTCGAGAGTGCCGATCGGCCGTTACTGCGGGCGAAAGGCGCTCGCACCGCGATCATCGCACGCCAAATTCAACTGGCTCACGTCAGGCGTGCGAAGCGGTGGGGAGGTCCAGAGCGCGGTCGCTCAGCGCAGCCTCGCCACGGCGCGGATACCCCAGCTGTCGAGGCCGCGATTCTGCCGGCTGAAGAGGGTCGCGTGGCTCAGGTGGATCCACGAGGCCTCCAGCGCCAGGCCGGGCAGAACCTTCCAGCCGACGGCTATCTCCGGCTCGAAGGTGATCGGCGAGCCGAGATCGACCCGCTTTCCCCTGCGGTAAGCGCGCCTGTCGTCGTTCACCGCGAGGCCGATCCCGGGCCGCGCATAGAGGATGGACCCGAACGTCCAGTTCAGGCCGATGGCGGCGTAGTTCGTGGCGCCGTTCAGGCTGATCGAGGCGAGGGCGTGCGGCGCCGGCGACCCGATCGCGTGCAG encodes:
- a CDS encoding enoyl-CoA hydratase-related protein; translation: MNDQPVLQQFRIEHRDNGLVHLVFDCPGRTMNVFSEAAIAEFGAFAHWLADADVRGVVVRSGKANAFCAGADLSELGVAYDMIMKAPPRARFGIAFDHFFRLSSAIRALETAGKPVAAAIAGLALGGGCELALGAHHRVLVDDPKIGLGLPESLVGLLPGAGGTQRLPRLIGCEAALPILLDGRRLAGTAALEAGLVDALAAPGEEIARAEAWLLSAPEPSQPWDRDGWVPAQSATVSAAIAPWRERILAETLGHYPAPLAILDCVEFGLPQVFDGAIRSEMAIFAHLIQREEPRNMIQTLFLGKTDHDRLVRKDALPGFVAEAVSAAQAALEGVDGSAHSLAGFAGTMKAPPVRSRATSGYWIDGDMPEAAAARHCLDVIGGAVLPIATTLTPEERRLVDYAIVQATGYPAYLGGPLAYAARASAP
- a CDS encoding DNA topoisomerase IB: MADEAGENIIDARDAAESAGLVYVTDQEVGITRRKSGKGWSYRDASGTKISDKAVIERINKIGIPPAYTDVWICADDRGHIQATGRDAKGRKQYRYHERFREVRDSTKYEHMLTFAEVLPGIRERIDADMGRRGLPREKVLATVVRLLETTMIRVGNADYARQNQSYGLTTLNDRHVKVEGGELRFRFKGKSGKQWNLKLADRRVARIVKQSQDLPGQHLFQYLDEEGEQREVTSSDVNAYLREISGSDITAKDFRTWTGTVLAALALAEFEKFDSEAAAKKNVRAAIEKVSAKLGNTPAVCRRCYVHPEVIDSYMSEALVLEIEQQVERELRDNVAGLRPEEALVLAFLQRRLSEKLTA
- a CDS encoding acyloxyacyl hydrolase, which codes for MIFLPAVIGMAAPALADSLWAGVYRHDITLAQTHYQGGFDIKGGWIGEPIGALHAIGSPAPHALASISLNGATNYAAIGLNWTFGSILYARPGIGLAVNDDRRAYRRGKRVDLGSPITFEPEIAVGWKVLPGLALEASWIHLSHATLFSRQNRGLDSWGIRAVARLR